In one Cupriavidus taiwanensis genomic region, the following are encoded:
- a CDS encoding UDP-2,3-diacylglucosamine diphosphatase: MVQAIRSARGYLSKASQLPPWRRSADSGRAAPVTAFMAPALDSATLAPPREAHESYPPEPHPIQRYRAIWLSDIHLGTPGCQADYLLDFLKHNESDQLYLVGDIIDGWQLRRGWYWPQSHNDVVQKLLRKARKGTEVIYVPGNHDEAARQFDGMAFGDITVREEAVHVTATGRRLWVVHGDLFDGVVQHARWLAYLGDSLYTMILALNRHFNSLRARLGFPYWSLSQYLKHQVKNAVNYIGAFESAMVDEARRRGCDGVVCGHIHKAEIREVNGQLYCNDGDWVESLSALVETLEGELKIVYWTTLLDAPASAMRRRRRAAVAG; this comes from the coding sequence ATGGTGCAAGCAATCCGATCTGCCCGCGGGTATCTGTCCAAGGCCTCGCAACTGCCGCCGTGGCGCCGCAGCGCTGACAGCGGCCGCGCCGCGCCGGTGACCGCCTTCATGGCGCCGGCGCTCGATAGCGCCACGCTGGCGCCGCCGCGCGAAGCGCATGAAAGCTACCCGCCCGAGCCGCATCCGATCCAGCGTTACCGCGCCATCTGGCTGTCGGACATCCACCTGGGAACCCCCGGTTGCCAGGCCGATTACCTGCTGGATTTCCTCAAGCACAACGAATCCGACCAGCTCTACCTGGTCGGCGACATCATCGACGGCTGGCAGCTGCGCCGCGGCTGGTACTGGCCGCAAAGCCACAACGACGTGGTGCAGAAGCTGCTGCGCAAGGCGCGCAAGGGCACCGAGGTGATCTACGTCCCCGGCAACCACGACGAAGCCGCGCGCCAGTTCGACGGCATGGCCTTCGGCGACATCACCGTGCGCGAGGAGGCGGTGCACGTGACCGCCACCGGGCGCCGCCTGTGGGTGGTGCATGGCGACCTGTTCGACGGCGTGGTCCAGCACGCGCGCTGGCTGGCCTACCTGGGTGATTCGCTCTACACCATGATCCTGGCGCTGAACCGGCACTTCAACAGCCTGCGCGCGCGCCTGGGCTTTCCGTACTGGTCCCTGTCGCAGTACCTGAAGCACCAGGTCAAGAACGCGGTCAACTACATCGGCGCGTTCGAGAGCGCGATGGTCGACGAGGCGCGCCGCCGCGGCTGCGACGGCGTGGTCTGCGGCCACATCCACAAGGCCGAGATCCGCGAGGTCAACGGCCAGCTCTACTGCAACGACGGCGACTGGGTCGAAAGCCTGTCGGCGCTGGTCGAAACCCTGGAAGGCGAACTGAAGATCGTCTACTGGACCACGCTGCTCGACGCCCCTGCGTCCGCCATGCGCCGGCGGCGCCGCGCTGCCGTGGCCGGCTGA
- a CDS encoding DUF924 family protein, producing MTAQLPEDALRVLDFWFDRPGSAAWNTARPQWFTKSDAFDAQIRANFLSDWQVACDGGADDWSVTPEGACARVVLLDQFPRNMFRNDARSFGTDAQALALAKRIVASGIDRALPTDYHRMFCYMPFEHSEALEDQDEAVRLMTQLREASGGVVDAVEWAEKHRVIIARFGRFPHRNAVLGRHSSAEEQAFLRQPGSSF from the coding sequence ATGACAGCCCAACTGCCTGAAGACGCCCTGCGGGTGCTGGATTTCTGGTTCGACCGGCCCGGGTCGGCCGCCTGGAATACGGCGCGGCCGCAATGGTTCACCAAGTCGGATGCGTTCGACGCGCAGATTCGCGCGAACTTCCTGTCCGACTGGCAGGTCGCCTGCGACGGGGGGGCTGACGACTGGTCGGTCACGCCCGAGGGCGCCTGCGCGCGCGTGGTGCTGCTGGACCAGTTCCCGCGCAACATGTTCCGCAACGATGCGCGCAGCTTCGGCACCGATGCGCAGGCACTGGCACTGGCCAAGCGCATCGTCGCCAGCGGCATCGACCGCGCGCTGCCGACCGACTACCACCGCATGTTCTGCTACATGCCCTTTGAGCATTCCGAGGCGCTGGAAGACCAGGACGAGGCGGTGCGCCTGATGACGCAGCTGCGCGAAGCCAGCGGCGGGGTGGTGGATGCCGTCGAGTGGGCCGAGAAACACCGCGTGATCATCGCGCGCTTTGGCCGCTTCCCGCACCGCAATGCGGTGCTGGGCCGGCACAGTAGCGCCGAGGAGCAGGCGTTCCTGCGGCAGCCGGGCTCGTCGTTCTGA
- a CDS encoding substrate-binding domain-containing protein, giving the protein MTFRFDLFPVIASDDNPRANAKVFQLLKAVRETGSLHRAAREIGLSYRHAWGVMRSWEEMLGRSMLDMERGRGASLTRFGERLLRAELRLRESIEPAVQRAMAEFIAELDDAQQPQSCVHFTGSHDPAVEVLAAALGTAGSPLQLDTVFCGSVEGLICLQERQSELAGFYVSPVQTAGSVAHVTLRKWLRPGAVRLLRLAWREQGLILAPELAREVPDLRGLARSQARFVNRQRSSGTRMLFDQLLAAEGLYPDQIAGYDETEFSNEKVAEAVHSGRAQAGFGLRMNAEAHGLAFVPLTREAYYLALRKNDQTAGWMGALLALLADPAFARRIEALPGYAMAEPAGILTPQEALPWFGPDGKEDG; this is encoded by the coding sequence ATGACCTTCCGCTTCGACCTGTTTCCGGTGATCGCCTCCGACGACAATCCGCGCGCCAATGCCAAGGTGTTCCAGCTGCTCAAGGCCGTGCGCGAAACCGGATCGCTGCACCGCGCCGCGCGCGAGATCGGGCTGTCGTACCGCCACGCCTGGGGGGTGATGCGGTCGTGGGAAGAGATGCTTGGCCGCAGCATGCTGGATATGGAGCGCGGGCGCGGCGCCTCGCTGACGCGCTTCGGCGAGCGGCTGCTGCGCGCCGAGCTGCGCCTGCGCGAGTCGATCGAGCCGGCGGTGCAGCGCGCCATGGCGGAGTTCATTGCCGAGCTGGACGATGCCCAGCAGCCGCAGTCGTGCGTGCATTTCACCGGCAGCCACGACCCGGCGGTGGAGGTGCTGGCCGCCGCGCTGGGCACGGCCGGGAGTCCGCTGCAACTTGATACGGTGTTCTGCGGCAGCGTGGAGGGGCTGATCTGCCTGCAGGAGCGCCAGTCCGAGCTGGCCGGGTTCTATGTCTCGCCGGTGCAGACCGCGGGCTCGGTGGCGCATGTGACCTTGCGCAAGTGGCTGCGGCCAGGCGCGGTGCGGCTGCTGCGGCTGGCGTGGCGCGAGCAGGGCCTGATCCTGGCGCCGGAGCTGGCGCGCGAGGTACCCGACCTGCGCGGCCTGGCGCGCAGCCAGGCGCGCTTCGTCAACCGGCAGCGCAGTTCGGGCACGCGCATGCTGTTCGACCAGCTGCTGGCCGCCGAGGGCCTGTATCCGGACCAGATCGCCGGCTACGACGAAACCGAGTTCAGCAACGAAAAAGTGGCGGAAGCCGTGCACAGCGGCCGGGCCCAGGCGGGATTCGGGCTGCGCATGAACGCCGAGGCCCACGGCCTGGCGTTCGTGCCGCTGACGCGCGAGGCCTATTACCTGGCGTTGCGCAAGAACGACCAGACCGCCGGCTGGATGGGCGCGCTGCTGGCCTTGCTGGCCGATCCGGCCTTTGCGCGGCGCATCGAGGCGCTGCCCGGCTACGCCATGGCCGAGCCGGCGGGCATCCTGACGCCGCAGGAGGCGCTGCCGTGGTTCGGCCCGGACGGCAAGGAAGACGGCTGA
- a CDS encoding TIGR00730 family Rossman fold protein, which produces MKSVCVYCGSSPGNRPEYAEGARLLGRTLAESGLTLVYGGGKVGLMGIVADAVLEHGGHAVGIIPEALMQKEVGHRGLTELHVVRNMHERKQMMADRADAFVAMPGGVGTFEELFETFTWLQLGYHAKPVGLLNLAGFYDGMLGFLSHAVREGFLKQVHAELLHVGDTPAGLLAQLAAAPRVRVDKWQQARDQT; this is translated from the coding sequence GTGAAATCCGTCTGCGTGTATTGCGGGTCCAGTCCCGGCAATCGTCCCGAATATGCCGAGGGCGCGCGCCTGCTCGGCCGCACCCTGGCCGAAAGCGGCCTGACGCTGGTGTACGGCGGCGGCAAGGTCGGCCTGATGGGCATCGTCGCCGACGCCGTGCTGGAACACGGCGGCCATGCCGTCGGCATCATCCCCGAAGCGCTGATGCAGAAGGAAGTCGGCCACCGCGGCCTGACCGAGCTGCACGTGGTGCGCAACATGCACGAACGCAAGCAGATGATGGCCGACCGCGCCGACGCCTTCGTCGCCATGCCCGGCGGCGTGGGCACTTTCGAGGAACTGTTCGAGACCTTCACCTGGCTGCAGCTGGGCTACCACGCCAAGCCGGTGGGCTTGCTGAACCTGGCCGGGTTCTACGACGGCATGCTGGGCTTCCTGTCGCACGCGGTGCGCGAAGGCTTCCTGAAGCAGGTGCATGCCGAGCTGCTGCACGTGGGCGACACGCCCGCCGGCCTGCTGGCGCAGCTGGCGGCCGCGCCGCGCGTGCGCGTCGACAAGTGGCAGCAGGCGCGCGACCAGACCTGA
- a CDS encoding diacylglycerol kinase — translation MPKPHPQLPSDPPMQRPPPAMQSADYSIDQNPHKGNRGLARAWHAAINSLSGLRYAVLEESAFRQELTLVVILTPCAFLVPATAVERILLLGTLLVVLIVELLNSSVEAAVDRISLERHSLSKRAKDFGSAAVMLALVLCGGTWITIAGPHVLRWVQALAR, via the coding sequence ATGCCGAAACCGCATCCGCAACTGCCGTCCGACCCGCCAATGCAGAGGCCGCCGCCCGCCATGCAGAGCGCTGACTACTCGATCGACCAGAATCCGCACAAGGGCAACCGGGGCCTCGCGCGGGCCTGGCATGCGGCCATCAATTCGCTGTCGGGGCTGCGCTATGCGGTGCTGGAGGAGAGCGCGTTCCGCCAGGAGCTGACCCTGGTGGTGATCCTGACGCCGTGCGCCTTCCTGGTGCCGGCGACGGCGGTCGAGCGCATCCTGCTGCTGGGCACGCTGCTGGTGGTGCTGATCGTGGAGCTGCTCAACTCCAGCGTCGAGGCCGCGGTCGACCGCATCTCGCTGGAGCGGCACAGCCTGTCCAAGCGTGCCAAGGACTTCGGCAGCGCCGCGGTGATGCTGGCGCTGGTGCTGTGCGGCGGCACCTGGATCACCATCGCCGGGCCGCACGTGCTGCGGTGGGTGCAGGCGCTGGCGCGCTGA
- a CDS encoding TetR/AcrR family transcriptional regulator encodes MEPKPQTGPRRTRDRILDVSLRLFNEVGEPNVTTTTIAEAMEISPGNLYYHFRNKDDIINSIFVRFEQEMERRLKMPEDHKATLDESWGYLQYMSEFLWNYRFLYRDINDLLARNRMLETNFKRIVEQKQRFAHEICRQFIEDGEMEATPEQVEAICTNMVVIATYWLSFQFVQHPRQYNDPEQIRGYLHGSSYHIFSILAPYLRGRAREAFDQLARDYAAARAAGAAKEAK; translated from the coding sequence ATGGAACCGAAACCGCAAACCGGACCCCGCCGCACCAGGGACCGCATCCTCGACGTCTCGCTGCGCCTGTTCAACGAAGTCGGCGAGCCCAACGTCACCACCACCACCATCGCGGAAGCGATGGAGATCAGCCCCGGCAATCTCTACTACCACTTCCGCAACAAGGACGACATCATCAACTCGATCTTCGTGCGCTTCGAGCAGGAGATGGAGCGCCGCCTGAAGATGCCGGAAGACCACAAGGCCACGCTCGACGAGAGCTGGGGCTACCTGCAGTACATGTCCGAGTTCCTGTGGAACTACCGCTTCCTGTACCGCGACATCAACGACCTGCTGGCGCGCAACCGGATGCTGGAGACCAACTTCAAGCGCATCGTCGAGCAGAAGCAGCGCTTTGCGCACGAGATCTGCCGCCAGTTCATCGAGGACGGCGAGATGGAAGCCACGCCCGAGCAGGTCGAGGCCATCTGCACCAACATGGTGGTGATCGCCACCTACTGGCTGTCGTTCCAGTTCGTGCAGCATCCGCGCCAGTACAACGACCCCGAGCAGATCCGCGGCTACCTGCACGGCTCGAGCTACCACATCTTCTCGATCCTGGCGCCCTACCTGCGCGGCCGGGCGCGGGAGGCATTCGACCAGCTGGCGCGCGACTACGCGGCCGCCAGGGCCGCCGGCGCGGCAAAGGAAGCAAAGTGA
- a CDS encoding glycosyltransferase family 4 protein: MKILIVTDAWEPQVNGVVRTLKSTRRELEAMGHTVEMITPLEFRTVPCPTYPEIRLSLLPGARVRRRIGAFGPDALHIATEGPLGLAARSHALRHRLPFTTAYHTRFPEYVQARFGIPLAWTYRFLRWFHGPAQAVMAPTPVVLDDLRRYGIDNAVLWTRGVDLDVFTPQRANVLNTAHPIFLYVGRVAVEKNVEAFLALDLPGSKWVVGDGPALPALRARYPGANYLGVLSQPELARVYASADVFVFPSRTDTFGLVLLEALASGLPVAAYPVTGPIDVLGDSPAGVMHEDLREACLEALRIDRATARAHAERFSWRAASEQFLAHLRPFAATRPDRGGAAPAAATAKPSAPQTHAETASATAVRPANAEAAARHAER; encoded by the coding sequence ATGAAGATCCTGATCGTCACCGATGCCTGGGAACCGCAGGTCAATGGCGTGGTGCGCACGCTCAAGTCCACGCGCCGCGAACTGGAGGCGATGGGCCACACGGTCGAGATGATCACGCCGCTGGAATTCCGCACGGTGCCATGCCCGACCTACCCCGAGATCCGGCTGTCGCTGCTGCCGGGCGCGCGCGTGCGGCGGCGCATCGGGGCCTTCGGTCCCGACGCCCTGCACATCGCCACCGAAGGCCCCCTGGGGCTGGCCGCGCGCAGCCATGCGCTGCGCCACAGGCTGCCCTTCACCACCGCCTACCACACGCGCTTCCCGGAGTATGTGCAGGCCCGCTTCGGCATTCCGCTGGCGTGGACCTACCGCTTCCTGCGCTGGTTCCATGGCCCCGCCCAGGCGGTGATGGCGCCGACGCCGGTGGTGCTCGACGACCTGCGGCGCTACGGTATCGACAACGCCGTGCTGTGGACGCGCGGCGTCGACCTGGACGTGTTCACGCCGCAGCGCGCCAATGTGCTCAACACCGCCCACCCGATCTTCCTGTACGTGGGCCGCGTGGCGGTGGAGAAGAACGTCGAGGCGTTCCTGGCGCTGGACCTGCCCGGCTCCAAATGGGTGGTCGGCGACGGCCCGGCGCTGCCGGCGCTGCGCGCGCGCTATCCCGGCGCCAACTACCTGGGCGTGCTGAGCCAGCCCGAGCTGGCGCGGGTGTATGCTTCCGCTGACGTGTTCGTGTTCCCGAGCCGCACCGATACCTTCGGGCTGGTGCTGCTGGAAGCGCTGGCCAGCGGCCTGCCGGTGGCCGCGTATCCCGTCACGGGCCCGATCGACGTGCTCGGCGACAGTCCCGCCGGCGTGATGCACGAAGACCTGCGCGAAGCCTGCCTGGAAGCGTTGCGCATCGACCGCGCCACGGCCCGGGCCCATGCCGAGCGCTTCTCGTGGCGCGCCGCGTCCGAGCAGTTCCTGGCCCACCTGCGGCCGTTCGCCGCCACCAGGCCGGACCGGGGCGGCGCAGCGCCCGCGGCGGCCACAGCCAAGCCTTCCGCCCCGCAAACCCATGCCGAAACCGCATCCGCAACTGCCGTCCGACCCGCCAATGCAGAGGCCGCCGCCCGCCATGCAGAGCGCTGA
- a CDS encoding DUF4126 domain-containing protein, with amino-acid sequence MLETAALAAGMSWASGFRLYLAVLAAGVLARLGWLELPPGLQPLESWWVIGVAAVLAVAEFVADKVPAFDTVWDGIHTFIRIPAGAILAAAAFGQLDPQWVVAAGLVGGTLAGTAHAVKAGTRALINVSPEPFSNWTASFTEDLTATGSLLLAFFVPVLFLVLLAVFLVGAVWLLPKLWRGVRRLHASLRGAARHDVTR; translated from the coding sequence ATGCTGGAAACCGCCGCGCTGGCCGCGGGCATGTCCTGGGCCAGCGGCTTTCGCCTCTATCTGGCCGTGCTGGCCGCCGGAGTGCTGGCGCGGCTGGGCTGGCTGGAACTGCCGCCCGGGCTGCAGCCGCTGGAGTCCTGGTGGGTGATCGGCGTGGCCGCGGTGCTTGCCGTGGCCGAGTTCGTCGCTGACAAGGTGCCGGCTTTCGACACCGTCTGGGACGGCATCCATACCTTCATCCGCATTCCGGCCGGGGCGATCCTGGCGGCCGCCGCGTTCGGCCAGCTGGATCCGCAATGGGTGGTGGCGGCGGGGCTGGTCGGCGGCACGCTGGCCGGCACCGCGCATGCGGTCAAGGCCGGCACGCGAGCGCTGATCAACGTGTCGCCGGAACCGTTTTCCAACTGGACGGCCTCATTCACTGAGGACCTGACCGCCACCGGCAGCCTGCTGCTGGCGTTCTTCGTGCCGGTGCTGTTCCTGGTCCTGCTGGCGGTGTTCCTGGTGGGCGCGGTGTGGCTGCTGCCGAAGTTGTGGCGCGGGGTGCGCCGCCTCCATGCCAGCCTGCGCGGCGCGGCCCGGCATGACGTGACGCGCTAG
- a CDS encoding esterase/lipase family protein, whose amino-acid sequence MSLGAAGIRRVAVTLQAAAALGIAASLVHTAAWPWPGALAAAAGLILGGFAGAIAIAFALTGRGLWVGHGNRPPAPPAELAATRKPLRLADAMRCYAAECLAVLRMFDWLQPFRARAPFAPADHARPGRDAPPVLLVHGYACGQAIWLDMQPALAAAGYRCQGIELEPVFGDIDDYAHALLAAMRRIRAEAGRAPLLLCHSMGGLAARAALRLAGDEDVCAGIVTLGSPHHGSALARFGGGHNARQMRCGSPWLRALAAAETPRLRARMISIFSWHDSIAGPPCTAWLDGAGHIPLSGIGHVSLLRHPAAVRAVLDALAELSARGR is encoded by the coding sequence ATGAGCCTGGGCGCCGCCGGCATTCGCCGCGTCGCGGTGACCTTGCAGGCGGCCGCGGCGCTGGGCATTGCCGCTTCGCTGGTACACACCGCCGCGTGGCCGTGGCCCGGCGCGCTCGCCGCCGCCGCGGGGCTGATCCTGGGCGGCTTTGCCGGCGCCATTGCCATTGCTTTCGCGCTCACCGGGCGCGGCCTGTGGGTCGGACACGGCAATCGCCCGCCCGCGCCGCCCGCTGAACTCGCCGCCACCCGCAAGCCGCTGCGGCTTGCCGATGCCATGCGCTGCTACGCGGCGGAATGCCTGGCGGTGCTGCGCATGTTCGACTGGCTGCAGCCCTTTCGCGCGCGGGCGCCGTTTGCGCCGGCCGACCATGCGCGGCCGGGCCGCGATGCCCCGCCGGTGCTGCTGGTCCACGGCTACGCCTGCGGCCAGGCGATCTGGCTCGACATGCAGCCGGCGTTGGCCGCCGCCGGCTACCGCTGCCAGGGGATCGAGCTGGAACCCGTGTTCGGCGACATCGACGACTACGCGCACGCGCTCTTGGCGGCGATGCGGCGCATCCGCGCCGAGGCCGGGCGCGCGCCGCTGCTGCTATGCCACAGCATGGGCGGCCTGGCCGCGCGCGCCGCGCTGCGGCTGGCCGGCGACGAGGACGTCTGCGCTGGCATCGTGACCCTGGGCAGCCCGCACCACGGCAGCGCGCTGGCGCGCTTTGGCGGCGGCCACAATGCGCGCCAGATGCGTTGCGGCAGCCCCTGGCTGCGCGCGCTCGCGGCCGCCGAGACACCGCGGCTGCGCGCGCGCATGATCTCGATCTTCAGCTGGCACGATTCGATCGCGGGCCCGCCCTGCACCGCCTGGCTCGACGGCGCCGGCCATATCCCGTTGTCCGGCATCGGCCATGTGTCGCTGCTGCGCCATCCCGCCGCGGTGCGTGCCGTGCTCGACGCACTGGCCGAGCTGTCCGCCCGCGGCCGCTGA
- a CDS encoding ABC transporter permease translates to MPSESAIDVPATAAQSAGLHAAAGGKFSAWRQALRMARRDWLAGELYLLLFALVLAVAALTSVGFMADRMRLGLERDARQMIASDVLLVADQPFHAAFAQRARAAGLVVAQTVTFPSMATANVNARDGAEPPSQLAALKAVTDGYPLRGRLRVAGAPGGPDAPADGIPAPGTVWVDEALLGALGVAVGDSLRLGSRSFRIDRIITQELDRGTGFMNFAPRVLMPLSDLDSTGLIGWGSRVTYRLLVAGPDAAGAAFRKWAQDEIERRRLRNTRVESLESGQPQMRATLDRAERFLSLVAVLSSMIAAVAIAMSARRYMQRHTDACAVYKCLGLSRGQILRTFGLEFLLVGAGGALAGVLLGYLAHYGLLLSLGGLLKVSLPQPSLLPALVGVLAGLVLLAGFALPPLLALTRVAPLRVLRRDIGLPPVSAWVAYALGLGAFVALLLVAARDLRLGLTTAGGFVAAGVVFGVLALGLLTLLSRLLRGRLRGRAAMGWRFALAVLERRRGVTVLQTVALAVGLMALLLLGMTRNDLVDSWRNATPADAPNRFIINIQPDQREPLRQMLAGAGIADLLYPMVRGRLTHIGERAIRSDSFEDGRARNLVEREFNLSYTDALPEGNRVIAGRWSNGSDGAVAGASVEEGIAKTLGIRLGDTLRFDVAGQPVQARVTSLRKLDWGSMRVNFFVILPPRAMQGMPETYITSFHLPAASAALGNRLIAAFPNITVVNTDMILRQIQDILDQVIAAVEFLFVFTLAAGVTVLYAALSGARDERMRDAGLLKALGASAALVRQTQYAEFLVVGGLAGLLASLGAIAVGWGLSQFVFDFPYRFNAWIVPVGVVSGMLCAFAGGWLGLREVLRQPALATLRDA, encoded by the coding sequence ATGCCTTCCGAGTCCGCCATCGACGTCCCGGCCACCGCCGCACAGTCCGCCGGACTGCATGCCGCCGCTGGCGGCAAGTTTTCCGCCTGGCGCCAGGCGCTGCGCATGGCCCGGCGCGACTGGCTCGCGGGCGAACTCTACCTGCTGCTGTTTGCGCTGGTGCTGGCCGTGGCCGCGCTGACCAGCGTGGGCTTCATGGCCGACCGCATGCGGCTGGGCCTTGAGCGCGACGCGCGGCAGATGATTGCCTCGGATGTGCTGCTGGTGGCCGACCAGCCGTTCCACGCCGCGTTTGCGCAGCGCGCCCGGGCAGCGGGCCTGGTGGTGGCGCAGACCGTCACCTTCCCCAGCATGGCCACCGCCAACGTCAACGCGCGCGACGGCGCCGAGCCGCCCAGCCAGCTGGCCGCGCTCAAGGCGGTGACCGACGGCTATCCGCTGCGTGGCCGGCTCAGGGTGGCCGGCGCGCCGGGCGGGCCGGACGCGCCCGCGGACGGCATTCCCGCGCCGGGCACGGTATGGGTCGACGAAGCGCTGCTTGGCGCGCTGGGCGTAGCGGTGGGCGACAGCCTGCGGCTGGGCAGCCGCAGCTTTCGCATCGACCGCATCATCACGCAGGAACTCGACCGCGGCACCGGCTTCATGAATTTCGCGCCGCGCGTGCTGATGCCGCTGTCGGACCTGGACAGCACCGGCCTGATCGGCTGGGGCAGCCGCGTCACCTACCGGCTGCTGGTGGCGGGCCCCGATGCCGCCGGCGCGGCCTTCCGGAAATGGGCCCAGGACGAGATCGAACGCCGCCGGCTGCGCAATACGCGGGTCGAGTCGCTGGAATCCGGCCAGCCGCAGATGCGTGCCACGCTGGATCGCGCCGAGCGCTTCCTGTCGCTGGTGGCGGTGCTGTCGTCGATGATCGCGGCGGTGGCGATCGCGATGTCGGCGCGCCGCTATATGCAGCGCCACACCGACGCCTGCGCGGTCTACAAGTGCCTGGGGCTGTCGCGCGGGCAGATCCTGCGAACCTTCGGGCTGGAATTCCTGCTGGTCGGCGCGGGCGGCGCGCTGGCCGGCGTGCTGCTCGGCTACCTGGCGCACTATGGCCTGCTGCTGTCGCTGGGCGGGCTGCTCAAGGTGTCGCTGCCGCAGCCGTCGCTGCTGCCGGCGCTGGTGGGCGTGCTGGCCGGGCTGGTGCTGCTGGCCGGGTTTGCGCTGCCGCCGCTGCTGGCGCTGACGCGGGTCGCGCCGCTGCGGGTGCTGCGGCGCGATATCGGGCTGCCGCCGGTGTCGGCCTGGGTGGCCTACGCGCTGGGGCTGGGCGCCTTTGTCGCGTTGCTGCTGGTGGCGGCGCGCGACCTGCGCCTCGGCCTGACCACCGCCGGCGGCTTTGTCGCCGCCGGGGTGGTGTTCGGGGTGCTGGCGCTGGGCCTGCTGACGCTGCTGTCGCGGCTGCTGCGCGGACGCCTGCGCGGGCGCGCGGCGATGGGCTGGCGTTTTGCGCTGGCGGTGCTGGAGCGCCGCCGCGGGGTCACGGTGCTGCAGACCGTGGCGCTGGCGGTGGGACTGATGGCGCTGCTGCTGCTCGGCATGACCCGCAACGACCTGGTCGATTCCTGGCGCAACGCCACGCCGGCCGACGCCCCCAACCGCTTCATCATCAATATCCAGCCGGACCAGCGCGAGCCCCTGCGCCAGATGCTGGCCGGCGCCGGCATCGCCGACCTGCTGTACCCGATGGTGCGCGGGCGCCTGACCCATATCGGCGAGCGCGCCATCCGCAGCGACAGCTTCGAGGACGGGCGCGCGCGCAACCTGGTCGAGCGCGAGTTCAACCTGTCCTATACCGATGCGCTGCCGGAAGGCAACCGCGTCATCGCCGGGCGCTGGTCGAACGGGTCCGACGGCGCCGTGGCGGGCGCGTCGGTGGAAGAGGGCATCGCCAAGACCCTGGGCATCCGGCTCGGCGACACGCTGCGCTTCGACGTCGCCGGCCAGCCGGTGCAGGCGCGCGTGACCTCGCTGCGCAAGCTCGACTGGGGCTCGATGCGCGTCAACTTCTTCGTGATCCTGCCGCCGCGGGCAATGCAGGGCATGCCCGAGACCTACATCACCTCGTTCCACCTGCCGGCCGCCAGCGCCGCGCTGGGCAACCGGCTGATCGCGGCCTTTCCCAACATCACCGTGGTCAACACCGACATGATCCTGCGCCAGATCCAGGACATCCTGGACCAGGTGATCGCGGCGGTGGAGTTCCTGTTCGTGTTCACGCTGGCCGCCGGCGTGACGGTGCTGTACGCGGCGTTGTCCGGCGCGCGCGACGAGCGCATGCGCGACGCGGGACTGCTCAAGGCGCTGGGCGCCTCGGCCGCGCTGGTGCGGCAGACGCAGTATGCCGAGTTCCTGGTGGTGGGTGGCCTTGCCGGCCTGCTGGCCAGCCTGGGCGCGATCGCGGTGGGCTGGGGGCTGTCGCAGTTCGTGTTCGACTTCCCCTACCGCTTCAATGCGTGGATCGTGCCGGTTGGCGTGGTTTCTGGCATGCTGTGCGCTTTTGCCGGCGGCTGGCTGGGCCTGCGCGAAGTGCTGCGCCAGCCCGCGCTGGCAACCTTGCGCGATGCCTGA
- a CDS encoding group II truncated hemoglobin: MSTESDDKPGNAEVTAFELVGGEARVRELVDRFYDLMDLEPQFAALRALHPPSLEGSRDKLFWFLCGWLGGPNHFIERFGHPRLRARHMPFEIGVSERDQWMRCMALAMQDIGLPEDLQLRLMQAFYQTADWMRNVAR, encoded by the coding sequence ATGAGTACTGAATCCGACGACAAGCCCGGCAATGCCGAGGTCACTGCCTTTGAACTGGTGGGCGGCGAGGCGCGCGTGCGCGAACTGGTCGACCGCTTCTACGACCTGATGGACCTGGAGCCGCAGTTCGCGGCGCTGCGCGCGCTGCACCCGCCGTCGCTCGAGGGCTCGCGCGACAAGCTGTTCTGGTTCCTGTGCGGCTGGCTGGGCGGCCCCAACCACTTTATCGAGCGCTTCGGCCATCCGCGCCTGCGCGCGCGGCATATGCCGTTCGAGATCGGCGTCAGCGAGCGCGACCAGTGGATGCGCTGCATGGCGCTGGCGATGCAGGACATCGGCCTGCCCGAAGACCTGCAGCTGCGCCTGATGCAGGCCTTCTACCAGACCGCCGACTGGATGCGCAACGTGGCGCGCTGA